gtttattaggtacatcagCTCATTCACCAAAATGGATGGCTCCTACAGCCAGTGAGTAacgtggctgtggcttgctatataaagcaggcagacaggcattcagCTACTGTTCCATTGaaagttagaatgggcaaaacgagtgacctaagcgacgttgagcgtggtatgattgttggtgcCAGGTATGATTGTTGGTGCCAGGTATGATTGTTGGTGCCAGGTACTCCAGATCCAGAATCTCATCAACGtctgccctcctgggcttttcacacacgacagtctagggtttaccgagaatggcaCGACAAACAAAAACcgtccagtcagtggcagtcccgGGGGAAAACatctcgttgatgagaggtcaaaggagaacgGCTAGAGTGGTGCAAGGTAACAGTCTggccacaaacagacagataacggagcagtacaacagtggtacAAGGTAACAgtcgggccacaaacagacagataacggagcagtacaacagtggtgtgcagaacatcATCTCAGAACACACAACTTGTCGgttcttgtcacagatgggctattgcagcagacgaccacaccgggttccactcctatcagctaaaaacaacaggaagcagctccagtgggcacacaatcaccaacactggacagttGAGGAATGGAACAACATCGCCTGGTCTgacaaatcccggttcctgttgcgtcaagCTGATGCAGAGTCATAATTTGGCGTatgcagcatgagtccatggactcatcctgcctggtgtcaacggtacaggccgGTGGCGGTGGTGTACTGGTGGGGAATGTTTCCTGGCACAccttaggtcccttgataccaattgagaaaATAACGTTTCCGACActttgtagaatccatgccccaaagaattcaggctgttctggaggcaaagggagtccgacccggtactagatgggtgtacctaataaactggccagtgagtGTATATTTGATTTAAAGTGCCATGTACAGTATGCCTATAATAAACTATGTGAAAGATGGGGACTTGTTCTCCTATGTGAGGGGATAAGAGGAGGTCAGGTATAGATGGGACACAGCTTTTGGCAACAAAAAACCTTTGCTAACCCTTACACTTTTCcttaccttaacctaattctcctaaactGCTACgtcaattctcctaacctgctgcgtaagttctaaACCTGCTGTGTAAGGTgaattttgacaaaagctgtatctctTCTAGTCAAAAACACTAGGGGGAGGGGCTTTTATTTCCTGGTTAGTTtagaaggtcagaggtcaaatggTCAGAGGTGGGGTTACTGTGGGGTGGTTATAGAGTTAGATAGAGGGGGAACTTGGCCCAAAGATAGGAGCTGAGCTCTCTAGTACATCTCTATGGGGGTGGGTTCCTTGGGGGACATTTTGAGTGAAGGtcgtccctccctctctacttctctccgtCTCGGTGGTGCAGCCTTCTCTCGTACTGGCGCTTGGTGATGACGTATTTGAAGAACTCGTAGACGGACCAGCTGATGGCGGTGGAGGGCATCTGATAGATGATCCTGGCCTGGACGCCCTTAAAGAACGCCGCCCCGCCCCCCATCCTGTACACAGTCCGGAACGCCTCCCCTAACCCCGAGATGCGGCGCCCCCCAGTGGCCGACGCCGTCCCTACACTCGCTCCAACCTCCAGCGCTCCTGGGACCTCGGCATGGACCGCTAGGGCCTCCTGGGTGTTGA
The DNA window shown above is from Salvelinus sp. IW2-2015 unplaced genomic scaffold, ASM291031v2 Un_scaffold7807, whole genome shotgun sequence and carries:
- the LOC112079385 gene encoding mitoferrin-2-like, producing MQMYNSPYRGVSDCMGSIWRREGPGAFYRSYTTQLTMNVPFQALHFMTYEYLQELLNPHRQYNPSSHVISGALAGAIAAAATTPLDVCKTLLNTQEALAVHAEVPGALEVGASVGTASATGGRRISGLGEAFRTVYRMGGGAAFFKGVQARIIYQMPSTAISWSVYEFFKYVITKRQYERRLHHRDGEK